One segment of bacterium DNA contains the following:
- a CDS encoding cation diffusion facilitator family transporter, translating to MFAEVIGGVLTKSLALLSDAGHMVSDAMSIALALVALRFAEREATVERTYGYQRLEALAAMVNALTLWVVGFWVLLEAYHRIQDVPEVEGVGMLIVGVLGLLVNVAAAWVLHRSAKDSINVEGAFQHVMADLLGSVGVVISGIVIITTGWNTIDPILSVVIALLILRSAWPLSVKVFHVLVDSVPADIDVYKLGSDLEVEGVTLIHDIHVRAVSSDETTFSGHIMIDPDYEGDTNELLRRLRDIIKGHGINHITIQVDKTMSPSGELGCEENHHVNYLAARSRTRP from the coding sequence ATGTTCGCCGAGGTCATCGGCGGCGTTCTCACGAAGAGCCTGGCTCTGCTGTCGGACGCCGGTCATATGGTCTCCGACGCCATGTCGATCGCCCTCGCCCTGGTAGCCCTTCGCTTCGCGGAGCGAGAGGCCACGGTAGAACGCACCTACGGCTACCAACGTCTGGAGGCCCTCGCCGCCATGGTGAACGCCCTCACCCTCTGGGTCGTCGGTTTCTGGGTGCTACTCGAGGCCTATCACCGGATACAGGACGTCCCGGAGGTGGAAGGGGTCGGCATGCTCATCGTGGGCGTGCTGGGGTTGCTGGTCAATGTGGCGGCGGCGTGGGTGCTCCATCGTTCCGCCAAGGACAGCATCAACGTAGAGGGCGCCTTCCAGCATGTCATGGCCGACCTGCTGGGGTCCGTAGGTGTGGTCATTTCGGGCATCGTCATCATTACGACCGGATGGAACACGATCGATCCCATCCTCAGCGTGGTCATCGCGCTACTGATCCTCCGGAGCGCCTGGCCGCTGTCGGTCAAGGTTTTCCACGTTCTGGTGGATTCTGTTCCGGCGGACATCGATGTCTACAAGTTGGGGAGCGATCTGGAGGTCGAGGGGGTCACCCTGATCCACGACATCCATGTCCGGGCCGTCAGCTCGGATGAGACGACGTTCTCCGGCCACATCATGATCGACCCGGATTACGAAGGAGACACCAACGAGTTGCTTCGCCGGCTCCGCGACATCATCAAGGGACACGGCATCAACCACATCACCATCCAGGTCGACAAGACCATGTCACCAAGTGGCGAGTTGGGCTGCGAGGAGAACCACCACGTCAACTACTTGGCAGCGCGATCGAGAACCCGACCGTAG